In Leptospira bourretii, a genomic segment contains:
- a CDS encoding chemotaxis protein CheW, which yields MAKETSSANQFIHEQYIIFNLGDEEYAIPITIVEEIVKITNLIRVPQSKSFFAGIMDIRGKVVRMIDLAKRLNIKNTTESAADRAIVINVSGKSIGVIVDKVSHVVHFPANQVDPPPPSVKGISSRYITGVGKKDNRFIILIDIEKILTVEEITELATV from the coding sequence ATGGCAAAAGAAACATCATCGGCAAACCAATTCATCCATGAGCAGTACATTATATTCAATTTGGGCGATGAAGAATATGCCATTCCCATCACCATTGTCGAAGAAATTGTCAAAATCACGAACCTAATCCGTGTTCCACAATCCAAAAGTTTCTTTGCAGGAATTATGGACATTCGTGGAAAAGTGGTTCGGATGATCGACCTTGCCAAACGTCTCAACATTAAAAATACAACGGAAAGTGCCGCCGACCGAGCCATCGTCATCAACGTATCTGGTAAGTCCATCGGTGTGATTGTGGACAAAGTGTCACACGTGGTTCATTTTCCTGCAAACCAAGTGGATCCACCTCCACCTTCGGTCAAAGGAATATCTTCAAGATACATCACAGGTGTGGGTAAAAAAGATAACCGGTTCATCATCCTGATCGATATCGAAAAAATCCTGACCGTAGAAGAGATTACCGAGTTGGCCACTGTTTGA
- the miaA gene encoding tRNA (adenosine(37)-N6)-dimethylallyltransferase MiaA translates to MILPVLGGPTGSGKTALTQVIDPKRFEIVSFDSRQVYRDLPVGTTAPTPQESSYIRHWLIGFLNADESVNASQFSLWAREAINDIRARGKIPFLIGGTGFYLRAFLLGMYPVPNVPKETKDYVLELPLEEARTQLFAKDPKALKSLSPQDGYRIKRALEVVLTGVLWSDVSKETVGGYLNDYPDVQVIGHWLDWPRDILYDRINRRVEEIATGMLAETKEVVSRYGSDCPGLRTLGYNFALAFLNGTIDSNTFIEQLAQSHRNYAKRQITWFKKDPLLSPISFEAAVQLYTNIDKI, encoded by the coding sequence GTGATCCTCCCCGTCCTTGGTGGCCCCACAGGTTCTGGAAAAACCGCCCTCACCCAAGTAATCGACCCCAAACGTTTCGAAATTGTTTCTTTTGACTCACGCCAAGTCTACCGGGATCTACCGGTAGGCACAACGGCCCCCACTCCCCAAGAGTCCTCTTATATCCGCCATTGGTTGATTGGTTTTTTAAACGCAGATGAATCTGTCAACGCGAGCCAATTTTCCCTTTGGGCCCGCGAAGCCATAAACGATATCAGAGCCCGAGGTAAAATTCCCTTTCTCATTGGTGGCACAGGTTTTTACCTCCGTGCTTTTCTTTTGGGAATGTATCCCGTACCAAATGTACCGAAAGAAACGAAAGATTATGTTTTGGAGCTTCCATTAGAAGAAGCGAGGACACAACTTTTTGCCAAAGATCCCAAAGCTCTCAAATCCTTATCACCGCAGGATGGATACCGAATCAAAAGGGCCTTGGAAGTTGTCCTCACGGGAGTTTTGTGGTCTGACGTTTCTAAGGAAACCGTCGGAGGATACTTAAACGATTATCCGGATGTCCAAGTGATTGGTCATTGGTTGGACTGGCCCCGAGACATTCTCTATGATAGAATCAATCGGCGAGTCGAAGAGATCGCCACTGGTATGTTAGCGGAGACAAAAGAAGTGGTTTCTCGATATGGATCTGACTGTCCGGGTCTACGAACCTTAGGTTACAATTTTGCGCTTGCTTTCTTAAATGGAACCATAGACAGTAATACATTCATTGAGCAGCTGGCCCAAAGTCATAGGAATTATGCAAAACGACAGATCACTTGGTTCAAAAAAGATCCATTACTTTCGCCCATTTCCTTCGAAGCCGCTGTCCAACTGTATACAAATATAGATAAAATATAG
- a CDS encoding tetratricopeptide repeat protein: MRAFVVLIFALSLGFCSSDPQKNPTRDPYSLETLIFLEEVILDVWDSSESKEEAMSRLRYVCRTRDTDDGYLCYTWGLLEYHRGNYAESYTAFRKALEKNPNDSLYKNMLRISAEKSGNLSDLKAHSYDGEVFAVFTETQKLCQENKPPKSASFLFLAERGVLTKDSIRRGVLADCFQSLSATDKSLIQKEILHSSSSYKERLYADQMKSDPFSRIWDTASYHRGETGKEAVGASAGVVSVSSSLGTDAGVPQIGTTVRPGAPITEAWKKVKLASVSGNESQAREGLRSFLSEIQSAKRKGKIEGQLALALERAAKLLLEQDPQYSKLRFLAKEF, translated from the coding sequence ATGCGTGCTTTCGTTGTCCTGATTTTTGCTCTTTCCCTTGGGTTTTGTTCCTCAGATCCTCAGAAGAACCCAACCCGGGATCCGTACAGTTTGGAAACTCTGATTTTCTTAGAAGAGGTAATTCTTGATGTTTGGGATTCCTCGGAGTCGAAAGAAGAGGCTATGTCCCGACTAAGATACGTTTGCCGGACTCGCGATACCGACGACGGGTATTTATGTTACACTTGGGGATTACTTGAATACCACAGAGGCAATTATGCCGAGAGTTACACTGCTTTTAGAAAGGCTCTAGAAAAAAATCCAAACGATAGCCTTTATAAAAATATGTTACGGATTTCTGCAGAAAAATCAGGGAATTTATCAGATTTAAAGGCTCATTCTTATGATGGAGAAGTTTTTGCGGTATTTACAGAAACCCAAAAACTTTGTCAGGAAAACAAACCTCCAAAATCGGCATCTTTCCTCTTTCTTGCCGAACGAGGTGTTCTCACAAAGGACAGCATCCGACGGGGAGTCCTTGCGGATTGTTTCCAAAGCCTAAGTGCAACAGACAAATCCCTTATCCAAAAAGAAATCCTCCATTCCTCTTCCTCATATAAAGAACGTCTTTATGCTGACCAAATGAAGTCCGATCCTTTTTCTCGGATTTGGGACACAGCCAGTTACCATCGGGGGGAGACGGGAAAAGAGGCAGTCGGTGCCAGTGCGGGAGTGGTGTCTGTTAGTTCCTCTCTCGGAACCGATGCGGGTGTTCCTCAAATTGGAACAACAGTAAGACCTGGTGCTCCGATCACGGAAGCATGGAAAAAAGTAAAACTTGCCTCTGTTTCTGGAAATGAATCTCAAGCAAGAGAAGGCCTTCGTAGTTTTTTATCTGAAATCCAATCTGCAAAACGAAAAGGAAAAATAGAAGGGCAATTGGCCCTTGCTTTGGAAAGAGCCGCTAAATTGCTTTTGGAACAAGACCCTCAGTATTCTAAACTTCGTTTCCTTGCGAAAGAATTCTGA
- a CDS encoding methyl-accepting chemotaxis protein yields MTRAGHSPNQKRSGFMVSYLLITNLDPFIFFTGMFLLFGLENFESILKILIYLAPPIIGLHAFLFFFKNLEFRKQMRRPEGIIYTEKELKFIRGFSKSGAMNILSTNVGGPILTMFLAYYYGLVKSYGEVAFFIILGIILAMAISSIFYVLVEKKLYDVYNQLHLPPLSLFANLLFPIFSTFVIGYFLFAFYVYSQFRSQVDQNHLETICIGLSFFILSMIVILFVVLWNLTGNTSATIRDVSSILKDFADGDLRSAIKSNRTRNEIGLISVYLEEAKTKLNRLITSITNHSVKIEEEAKNLEVLSGDSAEHSQIQAASLEEVAAALEENGSSINGIYSDALEQKKLTASTNESIIHLLTLSSGLKQVSLYAKEKADSVENEVTKSAKSIITTIESIEEVDKNAIEIGKILAIIKEISEQVNLLALNASIEAARAGDMGRGFAVVASEVGKLAERTAFSTKTISDLIKRVSVSTSLSVESVKSANETFKYLSESVNDIISSINKVNEANLEQIAEVEEIRKQSENIVNRSSSVSFATEEQKKVNEEMSSSVHHLANDTAKLSMMSEKTAKSSGELNSLILELNRELSLFKL; encoded by the coding sequence ATGACCCGAGCTGGACATTCACCCAATCAGAAAAGATCAGGATTTATGGTATCCTATCTACTTATTACCAACTTAGATCCATTCATTTTTTTTACTGGAATGTTTCTATTATTTGGGTTGGAAAATTTTGAATCGATTCTAAAAATTCTTATTTATTTGGCACCACCAATCATTGGGCTTCATGCATTTTTATTTTTCTTCAAAAATTTGGAATTTCGAAAACAAATGCGAAGGCCCGAAGGGATCATCTATACGGAAAAAGAACTAAAGTTTATTCGTGGATTTTCAAAATCAGGAGCAATGAATATATTATCAACAAACGTTGGTGGACCTATTTTGACTATGTTTCTTGCCTACTATTACGGATTGGTAAAATCCTATGGGGAGGTTGCATTTTTTATCATCCTTGGAATCATTCTTGCGATGGCAATTTCATCCATATTTTATGTTTTGGTTGAGAAGAAGTTGTATGATGTTTACAACCAATTACATTTACCCCCTCTGAGTTTGTTTGCCAATTTATTATTCCCAATATTTTCAACATTTGTCATTGGATACTTTCTTTTTGCATTTTATGTTTATTCACAGTTTCGTTCGCAAGTAGACCAAAATCATTTAGAGACAATCTGTATTGGGTTAAGTTTTTTTATTCTGAGCATGATCGTTATATTGTTTGTTGTACTTTGGAATTTGACAGGGAATACTTCCGCAACCATTCGAGATGTTTCATCTATTTTAAAAGATTTTGCTGATGGAGATTTAAGGTCTGCAATCAAATCAAACAGAACAAGAAATGAAATTGGATTGATCTCTGTGTATTTGGAAGAAGCAAAAACAAAGTTAAACCGACTCATTACATCAATTACAAATCATTCCGTAAAAATTGAAGAGGAAGCTAAAAATTTGGAAGTTTTGTCTGGTGATTCGGCGGAACATTCACAAATCCAAGCGGCATCGTTGGAAGAGGTGGCTGCTGCCTTGGAAGAAAATGGGTCCTCTATCAATGGAATTTATTCTGATGCATTGGAACAAAAAAAATTAACTGCATCAACAAATGAATCGATCATTCATTTGTTGACTTTGTCCTCCGGTTTGAAACAAGTTTCTTTGTATGCAAAAGAGAAGGCCGATTCTGTTGAAAATGAAGTAACAAAAAGTGCAAAATCAATCATTACCACAATTGAATCAATTGAAGAAGTAGATAAAAATGCCATTGAAATTGGAAAAATCTTAGCCATCATAAAAGAAATTTCAGAACAGGTCAACTTACTTGCGTTAAATGCATCTATTGAAGCTGCAAGAGCTGGTGATATGGGTAGGGGATTTGCTGTTGTGGCCTCCGAGGTTGGAAAACTTGCGGAAAGAACAGCATTTTCAACAAAAACCATTTCCGATTTAATCAAACGAGTGTCTGTATCTACAAGTTTGTCTGTGGAATCTGTTAAGTCTGCGAATGAAACATTCAAATATTTATCTGAAAGTGTAAATGATATTATCAGCAGTATAAATAAGGTCAATGAAGCAAATTTAGAACAAATTGCAGAAGTAGAAGAAATTCGAAAACAATCTGAAAATATAGTGAATAGATCCAGTTCTGTTTCTTTTGCAACGGAAGAACAAAAAAAGGTAAACGAAGAAATGAGTTCTTCCGTTCATCATTTGGCAAATGATACAGCAAAGTTGTCTATGATGTCCGAAAAAACGGCAAAATCTTCTGGAGAATTAAATTCCTTGATACTAGAACTAAATCGAGAATTATCATTATTTAAGTTATAA
- a CDS encoding pyridoxine 5'-phosphate synthase, protein MTQLSVNVNKIATLRNSRGGSIPSVIQISEIILDAGAYGITIHPREDERHITKQDVFEIQNFLNSYNAKITKNGFPKKEFNIEGEPSERFLNLVLKAKPDQVTLVPVKPGEITSDHGFDLKNKTVFQTLKPMVQRFKKEGIRVSLFMETEFTEYPLVKELGAERIELYTGPFAYAYDKSPEEGAKSFPMYEKAAIEANKLGLGVNAGHDLDTNNLKLFSKLPYLAEVSIGHRLVSQSLVDGMKKTIGDYLRILSQGNEV, encoded by the coding sequence ATGACCCAATTAAGTGTCAATGTCAACAAGATCGCCACTCTCCGCAATTCCCGTGGTGGATCCATTCCTAGTGTCATTCAAATTTCAGAGATTATCTTGGATGCGGGTGCCTACGGCATCACCATCCACCCGAGAGAGGACGAAAGGCATATCACCAAACAAGATGTATTCGAAATTCAGAATTTTCTAAATTCTTACAATGCCAAAATAACCAAAAATGGATTTCCTAAAAAAGAATTCAATATCGAAGGCGAACCAAGTGAACGTTTTCTCAATTTAGTTCTAAAAGCAAAACCCGACCAGGTGACCCTAGTTCCGGTCAAACCGGGGGAAATTACCTCCGACCACGGGTTTGATTTAAAAAACAAAACAGTGTTCCAAACTTTAAAACCAATGGTGCAAAGATTCAAAAAGGAAGGGATCCGGGTTTCTTTGTTTATGGAAACAGAATTTACAGAGTATCCACTTGTAAAAGAACTCGGAGCCGAACGAATTGAACTCTATACAGGGCCATTCGCCTATGCTTATGACAAATCCCCAGAAGAGGGAGCCAAAAGTTTCCCAATGTATGAAAAGGCTGCAATCGAGGCAAACAAACTGGGGTTAGGTGTAAATGCAGGCCACGACCTGGATACAAACAATTTAAAACTTTTTTCCAAACTTCCCTACTTAGCGGAGGTATCCATTGGACATCGACTGGTCAGCCAAAGCCTTGTGGACGGAATGAAAAAAACCATTGGAGACTATCTCAGAATTCTTTCGCAAGGAAACGAAGTTTAG
- a CDS encoding mannose-1-phosphate guanylyltransferase, which translates to MAKLPKESPVVLIMAGGKGERFWPRSRTNSPKQLQKVYSNKTLLRETIDRALTITSLDRIYIGTNATLKAEILKKDPKFPSTNFILEPEGKNTAPIIALSALYFQKKFGNPNLIVLSADAFIDPIKEFTKTIEQALYETENGMVLLGVKPNRPEVGYGYISTGKPTDVGYTVKAFFEKPDFKTALKYIKKKNFYWNPGIFLFRTETILSELERHAPHILNPLKNGFPFKSFGDLKTAFQMLPSEAIDTAIMEKSNRIRMVEATFNWDDVGSWMSLERILPGDKEKNHHQGKEVLYHKASGNISSVQKELIAFLGVKDLIVVEEPDVLLVTSREGVGDIKAMLSTMRKNKVLQKYLD; encoded by the coding sequence ATGGCAAAATTACCTAAAGAATCCCCGGTTGTCCTCATTATGGCTGGTGGAAAGGGGGAGAGGTTTTGGCCTCGCTCCCGTACCAATTCCCCTAAACAACTTCAGAAAGTTTATTCCAATAAAACCCTTTTACGTGAGACCATTGACCGCGCGCTCACCATCACCTCTCTTGATCGAATTTATATTGGAACCAATGCCACTTTAAAAGCGGAGATCCTAAAAAAAGATCCTAAGTTTCCTTCCACAAATTTCATTTTGGAACCAGAAGGAAAAAATACAGCCCCTATCATTGCTCTTTCGGCACTTTACTTTCAGAAAAAATTTGGCAATCCAAACTTAATTGTTTTATCAGCCGATGCCTTTATCGATCCCATCAAAGAATTTACAAAAACCATTGAGCAAGCTTTGTACGAGACGGAAAATGGAATGGTTCTACTTGGAGTGAAACCCAATCGTCCAGAAGTAGGTTACGGATATATTAGCACGGGAAAACCAACTGATGTGGGTTATACGGTAAAAGCTTTTTTTGAAAAACCTGATTTTAAAACCGCTCTAAAATATATTAAAAAGAAAAATTTTTATTGGAACCCAGGGATTTTTCTTTTCCGCACAGAAACTATCCTTTCTGAGTTGGAACGCCATGCTCCTCATATTTTAAATCCTTTAAAAAATGGATTTCCCTTTAAGAGTTTCGGGGATTTAAAAACGGCCTTCCAAATGCTTCCTTCTGAGGCGATTGATACTGCCATTATGGAAAAATCGAATCGGATTCGAATGGTAGAAGCAACCTTCAATTGGGATGATGTAGGATCTTGGATGTCACTCGAACGTATTTTACCTGGTGATAAAGAAAAGAACCACCACCAAGGAAAAGAAGTGCTCTACCATAAGGCTTCTGGAAATATTTCTTCCGTCCAAAAAGAACTCATAGCCTTTCTCGGTGTGAAAGATCTCATTGTTGTGGAAGAACCAGATGTCCTACTCGTCACTTCACGTGAGGGTGTGGGTGATATCAAAGCGATGTTATCCACAATGAGGAAAAATAAAGTTTTACAAAAGTACCTCGACTAG
- a CDS encoding FYDLN acid domain-containing protein, whose protein sequence is MVAKKAVKKQAPPKKKAVAKEKPKDAKSASPKEDKKKAVAGAKTPATKAKAVPAPKTAPAAVKDKPTPVAKSPAVKIDPNNPLGKKFSCYSCGTKFYDLYKPEKKCPKCGADQLAKPAIKSRMAAIRSSEYEVEEEEEPVLEDDELMEETEELEETEEEEVVAEEEE, encoded by the coding sequence ATGGTCGCAAAAAAAGCAGTCAAGAAGCAGGCTCCGCCCAAGAAAAAAGCGGTAGCCAAAGAGAAACCCAAGGACGCAAAGTCCGCTTCCCCGAAGGAAGACAAAAAAAAGGCAGTCGCAGGAGCAAAAACTCCGGCAACTAAGGCGAAAGCCGTACCTGCCCCCAAAACAGCCCCTGCCGCAGTGAAGGACAAACCGACACCTGTGGCGAAGTCCCCAGCCGTCAAAATTGATCCCAACAACCCTCTCGGCAAAAAGTTCAGTTGTTATTCATGTGGAACCAAGTTTTACGATTTGTACAAACCGGAAAAAAAATGCCCTAAATGTGGGGCAGACCAATTGGCAAAGCCAGCCATCAAATCACGAATGGCAGCCATCCGCAGTTCAGAATACGAAGTGGAAGAAGAGGAAGAGCCAGTTCTAGAAGATGATGAACTCATGGAAGAGACGGAGGAATTGGAAGAGACCGAAGAAGAGGAGGTCGTAGCCGAGGAAGAGGAGTGA
- the hfq gene encoding RNA chaperone Hfq — protein MSAKNNIQDQLLNTARKEKIDLTIYLLNGVPLKGKVVSFDNFTIILENDNKQNLVYKHAISTIIPAKPIKLHSDDAPKEAGGV, from the coding sequence ATGTCGGCAAAAAATAATATCCAAGACCAACTTCTAAATACAGCAAGAAAGGAGAAAATTGATCTCACCATCTACTTGTTAAACGGAGTTCCGCTGAAAGGAAAGGTTGTCAGCTTTGACAACTTCACAATCATCTTAGAAAACGATAACAAACAGAATTTGGTGTACAAACACGCCATTTCTACCATCATCCCTGCAAAACCCATCAAACTCCACAGTGATGATGCACCGAAGGAAGCAGGAGGGGTCTAA
- a CDS encoding phosphate signaling complex PhoU family protein, which produces MISKFYYLRKNLYSMAELVLEQVILLSEALEADDYAQAERIVERDDLIDDLEKENDNLSQNAILEAVSNRNILGMGDVDNDIVLKKDPLRFALSAIRITRNMERMGDQVVNCADVFRHKTIRKGLFKNEEPMTLILSRVTTLAGMAIESLVEEKERFMGSVNTLEDELNDLCDQAFQKYRSVSDMEKQEFADVYRIILALERLGDYAVNVAEELVRLNTGKDIRHLENVKTKASHFP; this is translated from the coding sequence ATTATCTCGAAGTTTTATTATTTAAGAAAGAATTTGTACTCCATGGCAGAACTAGTTTTGGAGCAGGTGATTCTTTTAAGTGAAGCTTTGGAAGCAGATGATTATGCACAAGCAGAACGCATTGTGGAACGTGACGATCTCATTGATGATTTAGAAAAGGAAAATGATAACCTTTCCCAAAATGCAATTTTGGAAGCAGTGAGTAACCGTAACATTCTTGGTATGGGTGATGTGGACAATGATATTGTTTTAAAAAAAGATCCCCTTCGTTTTGCACTCTCCGCCATTCGGATCACAAGAAATATGGAACGGATGGGAGACCAAGTGGTGAACTGTGCCGATGTATTTCGCCATAAAACCATTCGCAAAGGTTTATTCAAAAATGAAGAACCTATGACATTGATTTTATCCCGAGTGACAACTCTTGCAGGTATGGCAATCGAATCTCTCGTGGAAGAAAAAGAAAGATTTATGGGCAGTGTCAATACATTAGAAGATGAACTAAATGACCTTTGTGACCAAGCCTTTCAAAAATATAGATCTGTGTCTGATATGGAAAAACAGGAATTTGCGGATGTATATCGAATCATTCTCGCCTTAGAAAGGTTAGGTGATTATGCTGTAAACGTAGCAGAAGAACTTGTACGTCTCAATACTGGAAAAGACATTCGCCATTTAGAAAACGTAAAAACCAAAGCGTCCCATTTTCCTTAA
- a CDS encoding S41 family peptidase encodes MKRIVYLLSFFALLSFALPVGFISCEPEAKKAPNRKTDFTYGDFETVIRSVDKLYIDKHINVNRAFTDAASFSALSLPHPLYIYPESYFKQREKYDDKEDLWPGTTFKLSPSDAFVIFDPDYDQVEKIQKEKRKKNENRKLSDAELKKLIEKEKLKKSVISASWEEINFSKKDFDRVISYIQDNLEKYKTPVLKGLVELDGELEEEEEDKKEFSMEQVFVAAANGYLNSLDPHSNVFLEEVWEESMKKISDGSFEGIGAILSGGGSREVIVENPLEGSPALKAGIRSGDSIVAVDGKLIKNLSLDKVVKKIKGPKATKVVLTISRKGNTGKIDIEVVRDKITIKNVTYHLVKENPQIAYIKLTGFVKPGPGEAPVDTQIAEALSEMEKTAKENGKPLKALILDLRGNSGGFLNLAIDIADMFIEKGLIVSTRTPSGRDKEEMARNKDITKLPLAILINSKSASASEIVASAIQHHGRGILLGERTFGKATVQTLEHLDSNPAYLLKITNARYYSPSGKTIQVVGVSPDIEVSEEQDGTFPFRYREEDMWNHLPLIPHEGVVKSRFNLNGIKDYVKKNGKADTYLKEHAIDAIKPDYMLIRSLDYIEGMLNTK; translated from the coding sequence TTGAAACGAATTGTTTACCTACTTTCCTTTTTCGCCCTACTTAGTTTTGCCCTCCCGGTAGGATTTATTTCCTGCGAACCAGAAGCCAAAAAAGCTCCCAACCGAAAGACAGATTTTACTTACGGAGACTTTGAAACTGTGATTCGTTCGGTAGACAAACTGTATATTGATAAACATATCAATGTCAACCGAGCCTTTACTGACGCAGCCAGTTTTTCAGCACTAAGTTTGCCACACCCACTTTATATTTATCCGGAAAGTTATTTCAAACAACGCGAAAAATATGATGATAAAGAAGATCTTTGGCCAGGAACAACGTTCAAACTTTCTCCTTCAGATGCATTTGTCATTTTTGATCCTGACTATGATCAGGTTGAAAAAATTCAAAAAGAAAAACGGAAAAAAAACGAAAACAGAAAACTTTCTGACGCGGAATTGAAAAAACTCATAGAAAAGGAAAAACTGAAAAAATCTGTTATTTCTGCAAGTTGGGAAGAAATCAATTTTTCTAAGAAAGATTTTGATCGAGTGATCTCTTACATTCAAGATAACCTAGAAAAATACAAAACTCCTGTATTAAAAGGATTAGTGGAATTAGATGGTGAACTAGAAGAAGAGGAAGAAGACAAAAAAGAATTCAGCATGGAACAAGTGTTTGTTGCTGCTGCCAATGGATATTTAAATTCTCTTGATCCCCATTCCAATGTTTTTTTGGAAGAAGTTTGGGAAGAGTCCATGAAAAAAATCAGCGATGGTTCTTTTGAAGGTATTGGAGCCATTCTTTCTGGTGGAGGAAGCAGAGAAGTAATCGTAGAAAACCCATTGGAAGGAAGCCCCGCTTTAAAAGCAGGGATTCGAAGTGGAGATAGCATCGTAGCTGTTGATGGTAAACTAATCAAAAATTTATCACTTGATAAAGTGGTCAAAAAAATCAAAGGACCAAAGGCAACAAAAGTTGTTCTTACCATTTCCAGAAAAGGAAATACAGGAAAAATTGATATAGAAGTGGTGCGAGATAAAATTACGATTAAAAACGTAACTTACCATCTAGTAAAAGAAAATCCGCAAATTGCATATATCAAACTCACCGGATTTGTAAAACCCGGTCCAGGTGAAGCACCGGTAGATACACAAATTGCCGAAGCTTTGTCAGAAATGGAAAAAACGGCAAAAGAAAATGGAAAACCTCTAAAAGCTTTGATTTTGGATCTAAGAGGAAACTCAGGCGGGTTTTTGAATTTAGCCATTGATATCGCTGATATGTTCATTGAAAAAGGTTTGATCGTTTCAACAAGAACTCCTTCAGGAAGAGATAAAGAAGAAATGGCAAGAAATAAGGATATCACCAAACTTCCATTAGCAATCCTTATCAATTCAAAGTCGGCATCTGCTTCTGAAATTGTGGCTAGCGCAATCCAACATCATGGAAGAGGAATTTTACTTGGAGAGAGAACATTTGGTAAAGCCACAGTTCAAACACTTGAGCACCTTGATAGTAACCCAGCCTATTTACTAAAAATCACCAATGCCAGATACTATTCCCCTTCTGGTAAAACGATCCAAGTGGTAGGTGTCTCTCCTGATATCGAAGTTTCGGAAGAACAAGACGGAACATTTCCATTCCGATACAGAGAAGAAGATATGTGGAACCACTTGCCTTTAATCCCACATGAAGGTGTTGTTAAATCTAGATTCAATTTAAACGGCATCAAAGATTATGTGAAAAAAAATGGAAAAGCTGATACATATCTAAAAGAACATGCAATTGATGCCATCAAACCAGACTATATGTTGATCAGAAGTTTGGATTACATTGAAGGAATGTTAAATACAAAATAA